The following are from one region of the Rhinoraja longicauda isolate Sanriku21f chromosome 11, sRhiLon1.1, whole genome shotgun sequence genome:
- the caiap gene encoding CARD- and ANK-domain containing inflammasome adapter protein: protein MPIHSTGIFTNPYAIEVLQSKKKELVAGIINTDDLLDWLIKNRVISQEKRIAVLNYRTREEMNTRVLDLLVSCGERACRLFFYPCLKHVEPALYNYIRSYVSNVSSSFGDAKRQLVGYLLERDKDEIPKSTAKKVDQPVQSVTSKKESNQKLQPAARTQQVHNELAQLYQIVASGNLTGLDKAIGHSDINGINASNETLLHIAASHGHVRIIEYLLNKGAKLEVRDNKGQSPLHRAAEKGHTAAVQALLQAGAHIYALDTESRTPLHLASQNNCFPIVKLMLKEEARSNKRKKSFLHLAALKDESKIAEILLKYGAAVDTKDTNNRTPLIHAISLGHLRTVNVLLEAGAKVDLDMFDAALNGNNQSLIKLILQHASGISPTILVNALFKAVQKNRHRTVDILIEQGIDTNTRNGMQYTPLLLAAELGHAESVNVLITKGARLDERTPNMNSALHLAAQAGSLSVAKLLIDGGMDVNIIGCGDQTPLHIASFHNQPPIIEALIRAGSKVNAITKEAITPLHIASQRGNRETVECLLQNKADVNAKDRLMRTPLHMAAVIGDASVAELLLSSQADPNAVNKEKKTPLHLAANEGHLDFVSTMLSRRAKCAAKDMDGNTPLHYAASKSHSIVVKALLLAGKSKNIDDKNIWRKTPLHLASEHSDAGLVELLLINGASINALDNVKDTPLHCACKSGNINAARKLINWSDGEKPKFHSTNSLKKTPLQVSESGDTDNHQQIAILLRKKMMLTR, encoded by the coding sequence ATGCCCATACACAGCACAGGTATTTTTACAAATCCATATGCAATTGAAGTTCTCCAGAGCAAGAAAAAGGAATTAGTAGCGGGGATTATCAACACCGACGACCTTCTAGATTGGTTGATTAAGAATCGTGTCATTTCACAGGAAAAAAGAATCGCTGTGTTGAATTACAGGACACGGGAGGAAATGAACACCAGGGTACTGGACTTGTTGGTTTCTTGTGGTGAGAGAGCCTGCAGACTTTTCTTCTATCCTTGCCTCAAGCATGTTGAACCAGCTCTCTACAACTACATCAGAAGCTATGTCAGTAATGTTTCAAGCAGCTTTGGAGATGCCAAGAGACAACTTGTTGGTTATCTTCTGGAGAGAGATAAGGATGAAATCCCGAAGAGTACGGCAAAAAAGGTTGATCAGCCTGTGCAAAGTGTGACATCTAAAAAGGAGTCAAATCAAAAGCTCCAGCCAGCTGCTCGAACTCAACAAGTGCACAATGAGCTGGCTCAGCTCTATCAGATTGTGGCATCAGGAAATCTGACTGGTCTTGATAAAGCCATTGGACACAGTGACATTAATGGCATAAATGCTTCTAATGAAACTCTGTTGCACATTGCAGCTTCCCATGGACATGTTAGGATCATTGAATATTTATTGAATAAAGGAGCAAAGCTAGAGGTAAGGGATAACAAAGGACAATCTCCTCTTCACCGGGCTGCGGAGAAAGGGCACACAGCAGCAGTTCAAGCCCTTCTCCAAGCCGGGGCACACATCTATGCATTGGACACAGAATCCAGAACTCCACTGCACTTGGCTTCCCAGAACAATTGCTTCCCCATAGTGAAGCTGATGTTGAAAGAAGAAGCGAGAAGCAATAAGAGGAAGAAATCTTTTTTGCATCTGGCTGCTCTCAAAGATGAAAGTAAAATAGCAGAAATTCTTCTCAAATATGGAGCTGCTGTAGACACAAAGGACACGAATAACCGGACCCCACTAATTCATGCAATCTCCCTGGGACATCTCAGAACTGTGAACGTACTGCTGGAGGCAGGAGCCAAGGTTGATCTTGATATGTTTGACGCAGCATTAAATGGTAATAATCAATCTCTGATTAAACTGATCTTGCAGCATGCCAGTGGGATTAGCCCTACTATTCTCGTCAATGCACTCTTTAAAGCAGTTCAGAAAAATCGCCACAGAACTGTGGATATTTTAATTGAGCAGGGCATCGATACCAACACCAGAAATGGAATGCAATACACCCCTTTGCTGTTGGCAGCAGAACTTGGGCATGCAGAATCTGTCAATGTCCTGATCACTAAAGGAGCCCGTTTAGATGAAAGGACACCAAATATGAACAGCGCACTACACCTTGCAGCTCAGGCTGGTTCTCTGTCTGTTGCAAAGCTGCTAATTGACGGGGGGATGGATGTAAATATTATTGGATGTGGTGATCAAACACCTCTGCACATTGCGTCATTTCATAATCAGCCACCAATTATCGAAGCTTTGATCAGAGCAGGTTCAAAGGTCAATGCCATCACTAAAGAAGCAATTACACCCTTGCACATTGCCTCACAAAGAGGTAACCGAGAAACAGTAGAATGTCTCCTTCAAAATAAAGCAGATGTGAATGCGAAAGACAGATTGATGAGAACACCCTTGCATATGGCTGCTGTGATTGGAGATGCCTCCGTTGCAGAGCTACTTCTGTCAAGCCAAGCTGATCCCAATGCAGTAAATAAAGAGAAAAAGACCCCACTCCATTTGGCTGCCAATGAAGGTCATTTGGACTTTGTATCAACCATGTTAAGCAGAAGAGCCAAATGTGCTGCAAAGGATATGGATGGGAATACTCCACTGCACTATGCAGCCAGCAAAAGTCATAGCATTGTTGTCAAAGCACTGTTATTGGCCGGGAAAAGTAAAAACATTGATGATAAGAATATTTGGCGCAAAACACCATTACATCTTGCATCGGAGCATAGTGATGCGGGCCTGGTAGAATTGTTGTTGATCAATGGAGCTTCAATTAATGCCTTAGACAATGTGAAAGACACACCATTGCATTGTGCTTGCAAATCAGGCAACATCAATGCTGCCCGGAAATTAATCAACTGGTCTGATGGTGAAAAACCAAAGTTTCACTCTACAAATAGTTTAAAAAAGACCCCCCTTCAAGTTTCAGAAAGTGGAGACACAGATAACCACCAACAAATAGCAATATTACTGAGAAAGAAAATGATGTTAACTAGATAA